A single region of the Hyphomicrobiales bacterium genome encodes:
- a CDS encoding 2'-5' RNA ligase, with the protein MQYHFDFLRDLPWRPKLPERLFFCLFPDRGAATRIARVSADFRRENAIQGDILKPARLHVSLHHVGDYKRLPSQKVYASERAAGAIAGQTFEVIFSSVGSFRPAPARAGRERKHPLVLLAEADSLQPLHRALTEALRGQGVRAADNFKPHMTLAYCPEPVPFQPIGPIRFKAAAFTLIHSERGLERYHEKGRWPLGVA; encoded by the coding sequence ATGCAATATCATTTTGATTTCCTCCGGGATCTGCCGTGGCGGCCGAAGTTGCCCGAAAGGTTGTTTTTCTGCCTGTTCCCGGACCGTGGAGCCGCGACGAGGATCGCGCGCGTCAGTGCCGACTTTCGGCGTGAGAATGCTATCCAGGGAGACATTCTGAAACCAGCGCGCCTGCATGTCTCCCTGCACCACGTCGGCGACTACAAACGACTACCCTCGCAGAAGGTTTATGCGTCGGAGCGTGCGGCTGGCGCCATTGCAGGGCAAACGTTCGAGGTCATCTTCTCGTCGGTGGGGAGTTTTCGGCCAGCACCCGCGCGCGCCGGCCGGGAGCGCAAACATCCTCTGGTGCTGCTGGCGGAAGCCGACTCCCTCCAGCCTCTGCACAGGGCGCTCACCGAAGCCTTGCGGGGCCAGGGAGTGCGAGCGGCAGACAATTTCAAGCCGCATATGACGCTAGCTTACTGCCCGGAGCCTGTCCCCTTTCAGCCGATCGGTCCGATCCGTTTCAAGGCCGCCGCCTTCACCCTCATTCACAGCGAACGCGGACTTGAACGTTACCATGAGAAGGGCCGCTGGCCGCTTGGCGTCGCATGA
- the ybaA gene encoding DUF1428 domain-containing protein YbaA, giving the protein MKYVEGFVGAVPAANKEAFRKHAADAVPLFKEFGVTRVVECWGDDVPDGKVTDFRRAVKAEEGEVVIFSWFEYPSKEVRDAAHAKMMADPRMKEMGATMPFDGKRMIFGGFAPIVDM; this is encoded by the coding sequence ATGAAATACGTGGAAGGATTTGTCGGAGCCGTCCCAGCGGCGAACAAGGAGGCTTTCCGCAAACACGCTGCTGATGCGGTGCCCTTGTTCAAGGAATTCGGGGTGACGCGTGTCGTCGAATGCTGGGGCGATGACGTGCCGGATGGCAAGGTCACGGATTTCCGCCGCGCCGTAAAGGCCGAGGAGGGAGAGGTCGTTATCTTCAGCTGGTTCGAATATCCGTCGAAGGAAGTGCGTGACGCGGCGCATGCCAAGATGATGGCCGACCCGCGCATGAAGGAGATGGGCGCCACCATGCCTTTTGACGGAAAGCGCATGATCTTTGGCGGCTTCGCGCCAATCGTGGACATGTAG
- a CDS encoding 2-dehydropantoate 2-reductase: MTRLCVFGAGAVGSHLAAKLLRSGRADVSLVARGAHLAALRDNGLTLRGVEESFTVPVSTATDDPGSLPPQDIVIVGLKSHSLPPAAAALGRLIAPDGVALFCLNGIPWWWNYGMPGKAGPLPLIDPDGVLWKEVGAERAIGVIVQSPNEIVAPGIVENASNSNHFLLGEPDGSASPRLEGSLALLQSAGIDAIRSRDIRRDVWAKLLRNASNGPLAALTRLVGAERSAFPELDAVGQAIMAELVAIADTQGYDISAEAAERGQGPRAQALAAARPSMLQDLLQGRPMEVESQLGQPALFADEVGVAAPTLKIVLALLRGLNHAMIVGTKPKAPA; the protein is encoded by the coding sequence ATGACGAGGCTATGTGTTTTCGGGGCGGGCGCCGTGGGCAGCCACCTCGCCGCCAAGCTCCTCCGCTCTGGCAGGGCGGATGTTTCACTCGTCGCGCGTGGCGCCCATCTCGCGGCCCTGCGGGATAACGGCCTGACGCTGCGTGGCGTGGAGGAGAGCTTCACTGTCCCCGTCTCGACAGCGACCGACGATCCCGGCAGCCTGCCGCCGCAGGACATCGTGATCGTCGGATTGAAGTCCCACAGCCTGCCGCCGGCTGCCGCGGCACTCGGCCGGCTCATCGCGCCGGACGGGGTCGCGCTCTTCTGCCTCAACGGCATTCCATGGTGGTGGAACTACGGAATGCCCGGAAAGGCCGGGCCCCTTCCGCTCATCGACCCCGATGGCGTGCTCTGGAAGGAGGTCGGCGCGGAACGCGCGATCGGCGTGATCGTCCAGTCGCCGAACGAGATCGTCGCGCCGGGCATCGTCGAGAATGCCAGCAACAGCAATCACTTCCTACTGGGCGAGCCGGACGGCAGCGCAAGCCCTCGCCTCGAAGGCAGCCTGGCGCTTCTGCAATCGGCCGGCATCGACGCTATCCGCTCGCGGGATATCCGCCGCGATGTCTGGGCGAAGCTTCTCCGCAATGCCTCCAACGGACCGCTCGCCGCGCTGACACGCCTCGTCGGCGCTGAACGCAGCGCTTTTCCCGAACTCGACGCGGTTGGCCAGGCAATCATGGCCGAGCTCGTCGCCATCGCGGACACACAGGGCTACGACATCAGCGCCGAAGCGGCCGAGAGGGGCCAGGGACCGCGAGCCCAGGCCCTTGCGGCCGCCCGCCCCTCAATGCTGCAGGACCTGCTGCAGGGCCGGCCGATGGAGGTCGAGAGCCAACTCGGCCAACCCGCGCTGTTCGCCGATGAAGTCGGCGTGGCGGCCCCGACCCTCAAGATTGTGCTCGCACTGCTGCGCGGGCTCAACCATGCGATGATCGTCGGGACAAAGCCCAAAGCTCCTGCGTGA
- a CDS encoding Dehydrogenase, translated as MAQPSLARIPSSSPHDGQALVALSAAFGEKLAAGAAARDSERRLPFAEIRELAASGLLAARVPAEYGGPEVSMVDYARIILNLAKGDPNVAQAAAPVFPNVEKIRIYGSEAQKRRYFGLVLDGRLFTGNAAAERGGKRIGDMTTRVTRDDGVYRLDGRKYYATGTLFADYVLVTSHLGDDSRAAVIIPTDREGVTVTDDWDGMGQRTTASGSAIFDNVRLDPDEIMPIPAYGQRRTYEGAYAQLMHAALDAGIALAALDDGIRYGRDGARPLPEAGVERAADDPYVLHTVGEMAIQTHAAVALVERGAALLDRAVEAFYGGRDADRLLGEASIAVAEAKYMSSEASIKVSEMIFRIGGASATSRQRNLDRHWRNARTHTTHDPVAYKARAVGNFYLNGALPPINTKI; from the coding sequence ATGGCGCAGCCATCCCTGGCCCGCATCCCCTCATCAAGCCCTCACGATGGCCAGGCGCTCGTCGCGCTGTCGGCCGCTTTCGGCGAGAAACTCGCGGCCGGGGCGGCCGCGCGCGACAGCGAACGCCGCCTGCCCTTCGCGGAAATTCGCGAGCTGGCAGCCTCTGGCCTGCTCGCTGCCCGCGTGCCGGCGGAATACGGCGGGCCGGAGGTGTCGATGGTCGACTACGCCCGCATCATTCTCAACCTCGCCAAGGGCGACCCCAATGTCGCCCAGGCGGCCGCGCCCGTCTTTCCCAATGTGGAGAAGATCCGGATCTACGGCAGCGAAGCCCAGAAGCGCCGCTACTTCGGCCTCGTGCTGGACGGCCGTCTGTTCACCGGCAATGCCGCGGCGGAGCGTGGCGGCAAGCGCATCGGCGACATGACGACCCGCGTGACGCGCGACGACGGCGTCTACCGCCTCGACGGGCGCAAATATTACGCGACCGGCACGCTCTTCGCGGACTACGTGCTGGTGACCTCCCATCTCGGCGACGACAGCCGCGCGGCGGTCATCATCCCGACCGATCGTGAGGGTGTCACCGTCACCGACGACTGGGACGGGATGGGCCAGCGCACCACGGCGAGCGGCAGCGCGATCTTCGATAATGTGCGGCTCGATCCCGACGAGATCATGCCGATCCCCGCCTATGGCCAGCGCCGCACCTACGAGGGTGCCTATGCCCAGCTGATGCATGCGGCGCTCGATGCGGGCATCGCGCTGGCCGCGCTCGACGATGGTATCCGTTATGGCCGCGACGGCGCCCGTCCTCTCCCCGAGGCCGGCGTGGAACGCGCCGCGGACGATCCTTACGTGCTGCACACGGTCGGCGAGATGGCGATCCAGACCCATGCGGCTGTGGCCCTGGTGGAGCGCGGCGCGGCGCTGCTGGATCGGGCTGTCGAGGCCTTCTACGGCGGACGGGACGCCGACAGACTGCTTGGCGAGGCCTCCATCGCCGTCGCCGAAGCCAAATACATGTCGAGCGAAGCTTCTATCAAAGTCAGCGAGATGATCTTCCGTATCGGCGGCGCCTCCGCCACGTCGCGCCAGCGCAATCTCGACCGGCATTGGCGAAACGCGCGCACCCACACCACCCACGATCCGGTTGCCTACAAGGCGCGCGCGGTCGGCAATTTCTACCTTAATGGCGCGTTGCCTCCCATCAACACCAAGATATGA
- a CDS encoding ABC transporter substrate-binding protein: protein MSARIGGIRLPIGHPPRNRRHLIRHLRSALACLSLSLGLAAIGSATSAAQESPVRTPVRGGTLIAAIEPQPSVLTTVFNNQYANAVLSTNIFDGLLRYDENLAPQPSLAESWEVAPDGKSITFHLRKGVKWHDGEEFTSEDVKFSALEAWKKTHTRGRITFAALRDVETPDKHTAVFRLETPALVILNALNSAESQIIPKHIFAGSAIPTNPANAKPIGTGPFRFKDWKKGQYIELERNPDYWDEGKPYLDRVIFKVIPDTASRAAALETGELLFAPYDAVPFGDVARLRKDPNLRFETRGYDYHSQFYLLDYNLRKPVLANVKVRQAIARAINKQGLIDTVWYGLGKPSTGPIPSSVKTYYTPDVQQYDFDPAAAEKLLDEAGYPRKADGSRFDINIDFTSVGDVTANSAEYIRQSLKRVGINLKLNNLDDPSYLKKVYKDYDYDLNLLQISPLIDPQMGLFRLYWSKAQAPGVPYVNASSYASPTTDRIIEAIRIEGDPEKRVKLFHDLQRAVTSDLPLVPLFEMQHFTFYNKKVHGVNTTPDGAISSLKNVWLER, encoded by the coding sequence ATGTCCGCGAGAATTGGCGGCATCCGCCTCCCCATCGGCCACCCGCCCCGCAACCGACGCCACTTGATCCGGCACCTGCGGAGCGCGCTCGCCTGTCTCTCGCTATCGCTCGGTCTGGCTGCAATTGGATCGGCAACGTCAGCGGCACAGGAGAGCCCGGTCCGTACGCCGGTGCGCGGTGGCACGCTGATCGCGGCAATCGAGCCGCAGCCATCCGTGCTGACGACGGTGTTCAATAATCAATATGCGAACGCGGTGCTGTCGACGAATATCTTCGACGGCCTTCTCCGCTACGATGAAAACCTGGCGCCGCAGCCGAGCCTTGCTGAGAGCTGGGAGGTAGCGCCGGATGGCAAGTCAATCACCTTCCACCTGCGCAAGGGCGTGAAATGGCATGATGGCGAAGAATTTACGTCGGAGGACGTGAAGTTCAGCGCGCTTGAGGCCTGGAAGAAAACCCATACGCGCGGCAGGATCACCTTCGCCGCCCTCCGGGATGTCGAGACGCCTGACAAACATACGGCAGTATTCCGCCTCGAGACGCCCGCTCTTGTTATCTTGAACGCCTTGAATTCTGCAGAATCGCAGATCATTCCAAAGCATATCTTCGCAGGCTCGGCCATCCCGACCAATCCCGCCAATGCCAAACCGATAGGCACGGGCCCATTCCGCTTCAAGGATTGGAAGAAGGGCCAGTATATCGAGCTTGAGCGCAACCCAGACTACTGGGATGAAGGCAAGCCTTACCTCGACCGTGTGATCTTCAAGGTCATTCCGGATACAGCGAGCCGCGCGGCCGCCCTGGAGACGGGTGAATTACTGTTTGCGCCTTATGATGCCGTGCCCTTCGGCGATGTCGCGCGCCTGCGCAAGGATCCCAATCTACGCTTCGAGACGCGCGGCTACGATTATCACTCACAGTTCTATCTGCTGGACTACAACCTGCGGAAGCCCGTTCTCGCCAATGTGAAGGTCCGCCAGGCCATCGCCCGCGCCATCAACAAGCAGGGGCTGATCGACACGGTGTGGTATGGGCTCGGCAAGCCCTCCACCGGCCCCATCCCGTCCAGCGTCAAGACCTACTATACGCCGGATGTCCAACAGTACGACTTCGATCCGGCAGCCGCGGAGAAACTGCTCGACGAAGCAGGCTATCCGCGCAAGGCGGACGGCTCGCGCTTCGACATCAATATCGACTTCACGTCAGTCGGCGATGTGACGGCAAATTCCGCCGAATATATCCGCCAAAGCCTGAAGCGCGTCGGCATCAATCTCAAGCTCAACAACCTCGATGATCCGTCCTATTTGAAGAAGGTCTACAAAGACTACGATTACGATCTCAACCTGTTGCAGATCTCACCCTTGATCGATCCGCAGATGGGGCTGTTCCGCCTGTATTGGTCGAAGGCGCAGGCGCCGGGTGTGCCCTATGTCAATGCGTCGAGCTATGCGAGCCCGACAACGGACCGCATCATCGAGGCGATCCGCATCGAGGGTGATCCCGAGAAACGCGTGAAGCTGTTTCATGACCTGCAACGGGCAGTGACATCGGACCTGCCGCTCGTGCCGCTGTTCGAGATGCAGCATTTCACCTTCTACAACAAGAAGGTGCATGGCGTGAACACAACACCGGACGGCGCGATCTCGTCCCTCAAGAACGTCTGGCTGGAGCGCTGA
- a CDS encoding Peptide/nickel transport system substrate-binding protein yields the protein MSSVSGSVSSRSSGLTRRGLLQATAGVGAALAATPLLAETQARGGTLVTVIQPEPTSLNSVVNNNYANGSVSANVYDGLLRYDESMGPQPGLAERWDVPADGKSITFHLRKGVKWHDGEEFTSEDVKFSALELWKKLHARGRITFASLDDVETPDAHTAIFRLKAPAPVILSALNAAESQVLPKHLYENTDILKNPHNNAPVGTGPFRFKEWKKGQYVLLERNPDYWEAGKPYLDRVIFRVIPDAASRAAALETGEVQYAPFTAVPLADVKRLEASAELAVETRGYAFQSHVFLLDLNLSNPVLADVRVRRAIAHAINRQGLIDTVWYGFGKPAISPVPSHLTLFHNPEVPSYDYDPAAAEKLLDEAGYPRKDNGVRFSLTHDYLPFGETYKYAGDYIRDNLKRVGIDFVLRGQDYPAWTKRVYSDWDFDTDSNTIAVMMDPEMGLPRLVISTNHVRGVPASNNSGYNNPEADRVIRAFQVEPDPVKRKALFDELQALVMRDLPILPLSEMRHVTLYNRKVHGLGTGPDAALAALSNVWIKP from the coding sequence GTGTCATCAGTGTCGGGAAGCGTTTCATCACGGTCATCGGGGCTAACGCGCCGTGGGCTTCTGCAGGCGACGGCCGGGGTTGGCGCAGCGCTGGCCGCGACCCCGCTTCTCGCCGAGACTCAAGCCCGTGGCGGAACGCTCGTGACGGTGATCCAGCCCGAGCCGACCTCACTCAACAGCGTCGTCAACAACAACTATGCCAACGGATCCGTGAGTGCGAATGTCTATGACGGCTTGCTGCGCTATGACGAAAGCATGGGCCCCCAACCTGGCCTGGCCGAGCGCTGGGACGTGCCGGCTGATGGCAAGTCCATCACCTTCCACCTGCGCAAGGGGGTGAAGTGGCATGATGGCGAGGAGTTCACGTCGGAGGATGTGAAGTTCAGCGCTCTTGAGCTCTGGAAGAAGCTGCATGCGCGCGGACGCATCACTTTCGCGTCGCTGGACGATGTCGAGACGCCGGATGCCCATACCGCGATTTTCCGCCTGAAGGCGCCGGCGCCTGTGATCCTGAGCGCGCTCAATGCCGCGGAATCGCAGGTCTTGCCGAAGCATCTCTATGAGAACACGGATATTCTCAAGAACCCGCACAATAACGCGCCTGTCGGAACGGGACCGTTCCGCTTCAAGGAATGGAAGAAGGGGCAATACGTCCTCCTCGAGAGGAACCCCGATTACTGGGAGGCGGGCAAACCCTATCTCGACCGCGTCATCTTCCGTGTGATCCCCGACGCGGCCTCGCGCGCCGCGGCGTTGGAGACGGGCGAAGTCCAGTATGCGCCCTTCACGGCCGTGCCACTCGCGGACGTCAAGCGCCTTGAGGCCAGCGCCGAACTCGCTGTCGAGACGCGGGGTTATGCCTTCCAATCACACGTTTTCCTGCTCGATCTCAACCTCAGTAACCCCGTCCTGGCCGATGTGCGTGTGCGGCGCGCGATTGCCCACGCCATCAACCGGCAGGGTTTGATCGATACGGTTTGGTACGGATTCGGTAAGCCGGCTATCAGTCCGGTGCCGTCACACCTGACGCTGTTTCATAACCCGGAAGTCCCCAGCTACGACTACGATCCGGCCGCGGCGGAAAAGCTTCTCGATGAGGCCGGCTACCCCCGCAAGGACAACGGCGTGCGTTTCTCGCTCACGCATGATTATTTGCCGTTCGGAGAAACCTATAAATACGCAGGCGACTATATCCGAGACAATCTGAAGCGTGTCGGGATCGATTTCGTACTGCGTGGACAGGATTATCCCGCCTGGACGAAACGGGTCTATTCGGACTGGGACTTCGATACAGACAGCAATACGATCGCCGTCATGATGGACCCGGAGATGGGCCTGCCGCGCCTCGTCATCTCCACCAATCACGTGCGCGGCGTCCCGGCCTCCAACAATTCAGGATACAACAATCCCGAGGCGGACAGAGTCATCAGGGCCTTTCAGGTCGAGCCGGATCCCGTCAAGCGCAAGGCGCTGTTCGACGAACTGCAGGCCCTCGTCATGAGGGACCTCCCCATTCTGCCGCTGAGCGAGATGCGGCATGTCACCCTCTACAACCGCAAGGTCCATGGCCTTGGCACGGGACCGGACGCCGCGCTCGCCGCGCTGTCGAACGTCTGGATCAAGCCGTAG
- the dmoA gene encoding Dimethyl-sulfide monooxygenase encodes MAREIRFNAFVVGRPVHQSPGLWRHPRDRSTAYKDLDYWVDLARTLERGLFDAIFLADGIGPNDVYGGNLDAALTHGSQVPTNDPALLIPAMAHATRNLGFAVTGNLSFEPPYLFARRFSTLDQLTRGRVGWNIVTGKSSAGAKGMGRDAIVPHDQRYDIADEFMEVVYKLWEGSWEDDAVLWDREQGIFARPEKVHRVNHQGVHYKLDAIHLTEPSPQRTPVLFQAGGSTRGRAFAARHAEGVFLAAPTKTVAAKVISDVRRRAAENGRHPDDLLFFPLMTVIVGENERAAQAKLEEYRSYISHEGALVLFSGWTGIDLAGRDLDEVLRYEDRDNGVVSTIEAFTVADPNRQWTLRDIARHAGIGGQGPVIVGSPVEVADEIEAWVEETGADGFNLAYAVAPETYVDFIDLVVPELQKRGVYKRQYAAGTYREKLFGPGHARLAAPHPGAGFRYDAA; translated from the coding sequence ATGGCCAGGGAAATTCGTTTCAATGCCTTCGTCGTCGGCCGCCCGGTGCACCAGTCGCCGGGGCTCTGGCGGCATCCGCGGGATCGCTCCACCGCTTACAAGGATCTCGACTATTGGGTCGATCTCGCCCGTACGCTGGAGCGCGGGTTGTTCGACGCCATCTTTCTCGCCGACGGCATCGGGCCGAACGACGTCTATGGCGGCAATCTCGATGCGGCGCTCACGCATGGCTCGCAGGTACCGACCAACGATCCCGCGCTGCTGATCCCGGCGATGGCGCATGCCACCCGCAACCTCGGCTTCGCGGTCACCGGCAATCTCTCCTTCGAGCCGCCTTATCTTTTCGCGCGTCGTTTCTCGACCCTTGACCAGCTCACGCGTGGACGCGTCGGCTGGAACATCGTCACCGGCAAGTCATCGGCGGGCGCGAAGGGCATGGGGCGGGACGCGATCGTCCCGCACGACCAGCGCTACGACATCGCCGACGAGTTCATGGAGGTGGTCTACAAGCTCTGGGAAGGCAGCTGGGAGGATGACGCCGTCTTGTGGGATCGGGAGCAGGGCATCTTCGCCCGCCCGGAGAAAGTCCACCGCGTCAACCATCAGGGCGTGCATTACAAGCTGGACGCCATCCACCTGACGGAGCCGTCGCCCCAGCGCACCCCCGTGCTGTTCCAGGCCGGCGGCTCCACGCGCGGGCGTGCCTTCGCGGCGCGCCATGCGGAGGGGGTGTTTCTCGCCGCGCCGACGAAGACGGTCGCCGCCAAGGTCATCAGCGACGTGCGCCGCCGCGCGGCCGAGAACGGTCGCCACCCGGATGATCTCCTGTTCTTTCCCCTCATGACGGTGATCGTCGGCGAGAATGAGCGCGCCGCCCAGGCTAAGCTCGAGGAATACAGGTCCTACATCAGCCACGAGGGTGCCCTCGTGCTGTTCTCCGGCTGGACGGGCATAGACTTGGCCGGCCGTGATCTCGATGAGGTGTTGCGCTACGAAGATCGCGACAACGGCGTGGTCTCAACGATCGAGGCCTTCACGGTCGCCGATCCGAACCGGCAATGGACTTTGCGCGACATTGCCCGCCACGCCGGCATCGGCGGGCAGGGACCGGTGATCGTCGGCTCGCCGGTTGAGGTCGCCGACGAGATCGAGGCCTGGGTCGAGGAAACGGGCGCCGACGGTTTCAATCTCGCCTATGCGGTCGCGCCGGAGACCTACGTCGATTTTATCGACCTTGTCGTGCCCGAGTTGCAGAAGCGCGGGGTCTACAAGCGCCAATACGCCGCCGGCACCTATCGCGAGAAGCTGTTCGGCCCGGGTCACGCGCGCCTCGCCGCGCCGCATCCGGGCGCGGGCTTCCGCTACGACGCGGCCTGA
- the dmoA gene encoding Dimethyl-sulfide monooxygenase: MPKEIAINAFHMNAPGHSWAGLWSHPADRAIDYTDLDFWITIARTAERGLLDGIFLADVSGVYDVYNGSPDAALAAGAQIPSNDPSVLISAMAAATQNLGFGVTASVGYEQPYYLARRFSTLDHLTKGRVAWNIVTGYLESGVKALGDTAVRDHDQRYDRADEFLDLVYKLWEGSWEDDAAARDKVGRVFARPEKVHRISHHGTYFDLDAIHLSEPSPQRTPLLYQAGTSARGRAFAARHAECVFTNQGKKQLAESAADIRRRAIGFGRHPDDIRIFVGATVIVAPTEAEARDKYEEYRSHLDVKGALALLSGWTGIDFGDYGPDDPVRFVKNNNSVQSKLEAMTIRSPDRVWRVRDLADFGEVGGRGPFIVGTPSQVADELLAWVDEAGVDGFNLTRVVEPRNLEDFVDLVVPELQNRGVFKTAYRPGPLREKFFGHARLGPRHPGRAFRYDAHPATVGIPAE; this comes from the coding sequence ATGCCGAAGGAAATTGCGATCAACGCCTTCCACATGAATGCGCCCGGCCACAGCTGGGCCGGCCTGTGGAGCCATCCCGCCGATCGCGCGATCGATTATACCGACCTCGATTTCTGGATCACCATCGCCCGGACCGCCGAGCGCGGCTTGCTCGACGGTATTTTTTTGGCCGATGTCTCCGGCGTCTACGACGTCTACAACGGCTCGCCCGACGCGGCACTCGCGGCCGGCGCGCAGATCCCGAGCAATGATCCGTCCGTGCTGATTTCCGCGATGGCGGCCGCCACGCAGAACCTCGGTTTCGGGGTTACCGCCTCGGTCGGTTATGAGCAGCCCTATTACCTCGCGCGCCGCTTCTCGACCCTCGACCATCTCACCAAGGGCCGCGTCGCCTGGAACATCGTCACCGGCTATCTCGAAAGCGGCGTGAAGGCGCTCGGCGACACGGCGGTGCGGGACCATGACCAGCGCTATGACCGGGCCGACGAGTTCCTGGACCTCGTCTACAAGCTCTGGGAAGGCTCGTGGGAGGATGACGCGGCGGCGCGTGACAAGGTGGGCCGCGTTTTCGCGCGGCCGGAGAAGGTGCATCGTATCAGCCATCACGGCACCTATTTCGACCTAGACGCCATCCACCTGAGCGAGCCATCGCCCCAGCGCACGCCGCTTCTCTACCAGGCGGGCACCTCGGCGCGCGGCCGCGCCTTCGCGGCGCGCCATGCCGAATGCGTGTTTACAAACCAGGGCAAGAAGCAATTGGCCGAGAGCGCGGCCGATATCAGGCGTCGCGCCATCGGCTTCGGCCGGCATCCCGACGATATCCGCATCTTCGTCGGCGCCACGGTGATCGTTGCGCCGACAGAAGCCGAGGCCCGCGACAAATATGAGGAGTACCGCAGCCATCTCGATGTGAAGGGCGCGCTCGCGCTGCTGTCCGGCTGGACCGGCATCGATTTCGGCGACTACGGGCCCGACGACCCGGTGCGCTTCGTCAAGAACAACAACAGCGTGCAATCGAAGCTTGAGGCGATGACCATCCGCAGCCCCGACAGGGTGTGGCGGGTAAGGGACCTCGCGGATTTCGGCGAGGTCGGCGGACGCGGCCCCTTTATCGTCGGCACGCCTTCGCAGGTCGCCGACGAACTCCTTGCCTGGGTCGACGAGGCGGGGGTCGATGGCTTCAACCTCACCCGGGTGGTCGAGCCGCGCAATCTCGAGGATTTCGTGGATCTCGTTGTGCCCGAACTGCAGAACCGGGGCGTCTTCAAGACCGCCTATCGGCCGGGGCCCTTGCGCGAGAAGTTCTTCGGCCATGCCCGGCTTGGCCCGCGTCATCCCGGCCGTGCCTTCCGTTACGACGCCCATCCGGCAACCGTCGGCATTCCCGCCGAATGA
- a CDS encoding Dehydrogenase, with product MSSVELSLVTDATDDVPALGRYRDPIVSPHQTASDFIAAAKSVGQELAAGASERDRENRHPHAELEAVRKAGLSAIRLPRDYGGPHLSYANTVKVLILLAKGDSSVAQVLLPHFTTVERIRLMATEPQRRRWLRAIRHGAIVSGATTERGSKVRTEIATTLTRDGVGFRLNGTKFYSTGGLMADILRVTARDEDGRTVSVLFPKTREGVHQIDDWRAMGQRGTASGTTEFHDVAVSADEIMHFDAKEGSTRNYQAAGTQLLHSTIEVGIALAALDDTTRFVRENARVQAESGVTRAGDDPYVLYTVGDIAARAHTARAALLWAAEAVDLAHDIWHQRWLTGSAPWSEVEPALIEASIAVAEAKIVCNEAALKAGELLYEVGGASATLSHRNLDRHWRNARTHTTHDATSYKYKVVGNYYTNDTPPPITMYY from the coding sequence ATGTCCAGCGTAGAGCTCTCCCTCGTTACCGACGCGACAGATGACGTGCCCGCCTTGGGGCGTTATCGCGATCCCATCGTCTCACCACACCAGACGGCTTCCGATTTTATCGCGGCGGCGAAGAGTGTCGGCCAGGAGCTCGCGGCTGGCGCCTCCGAGCGCGATCGGGAGAACCGTCACCCGCATGCCGAGCTTGAAGCCGTGCGCAAGGCCGGCCTCAGCGCCATCCGCCTGCCGCGTGACTATGGCGGTCCGCATCTTTCCTATGCCAACACCGTCAAGGTGCTGATCCTGCTCGCCAAGGGGGATTCCAGCGTTGCCCAGGTGCTGCTGCCGCATTTCACGACGGTCGAACGCATCCGCCTCATGGCGACCGAGCCGCAGCGCCGGCGCTGGCTCCGGGCCATCCGCCATGGCGCCATCGTCAGCGGCGCCACCACCGAGCGCGGCAGCAAGGTCCGCACCGAGATCGCGACCACGCTGACGCGTGACGGCGTGGGCTTCCGACTCAACGGCACGAAATTTTACAGCACCGGCGGGCTGATGGCCGATATCCTGCGTGTGACGGCGAGGGACGAGGACGGCCGGACCGTGTCGGTGCTCTTTCCGAAGACGCGCGAGGGTGTGCACCAGATCGACGACTGGCGCGCCATGGGCCAGCGCGGCACGGCGAGCGGCACCACAGAGTTCCATGACGTCGCGGTGTCGGCCGACGAGATCATGCACTTCGACGCCAAGGAGGGCAGCACCCGCAACTACCAGGCTGCCGGTACCCAGCTTCTCCATTCCACCATCGAGGTGGGCATCGCGCTCGCCGCGTTGGACGACACCACCCGCTTCGTGCGCGAGAATGCCCGCGTGCAGGCCGAAAGCGGCGTGACGCGCGCCGGTGACGACCCTTATGTGCTCTACACCGTCGGCGATATCGCAGCGCGCGCGCATACCGCCCGCGCGGCCCTTCTCTGGGCGGCGGAGGCGGTCGATCTTGCCCATGACATCTGGCACCAGCGCTGGCTGACCGGATCGGCGCCCTGGTCGGAGGTGGAGCCGGCCCTGATCGAGGCCTCCATCGCGGTGGCCGAGGCGAAGATCGTCTGCAACGAAGCCGCGCTCAAAGCCGGTGAACTGCTCTACGAGGTCGGCGGCGCCTCCGCGACGCTCAGCCATCGCAACCTGGACCGCCACTGGCGCAATGCGCGGACGCACACGACCCATGATGCCACATCCTACAAATACAAGGTCGTTGGGAATTACTACACCAACGATACGCCGCCACCGATCACGATGTACTATTGA